A window of the Anthonomus grandis grandis chromosome 9, icAntGran1.3, whole genome shotgun sequence genome harbors these coding sequences:
- the LOC126740356 gene encoding uncharacterized protein LOC126740356 encodes MTSDTRPVGIKMQFFILLVLLTVIIKPVKPSAITCYSCDGSEADGCVSPNFIWYTYFLGLTKSCDTKCFSYRKKDKVIRGCTKTTAEPSVMSFAFRLSNDKLVHECGDLEYEKVCQMCDEDYCNHSESLFFNNKSWCLILLVCFGYFV; translated from the exons ATGACTTCCGACACTCGCCCAGTAGGCAtcaaaatgcaattttttatcCTCTTAGTTCTACTTACTGTCATTATAAAACCCGTTAAAC CTTCAGCTATCACTTGCTATAGCTGCGATGGTTCCGAAGCTGACGGCTGTGTCTCCCCGAACTTTATCTGGTACACTTACTTTTTAGGCCTCACGAAGAGCTGTGacaccaagtgtttttcttatcgtaaaaaag ataaggTGATACGAGGCTGTACCAAAACAACCGCCGAACCGTCGGTGATGAGTTTTGCCTTTAGATTATCAAACGATAAACTGGTGCACGAATGTGGTGATCTTGAATATGAGAAAGTTTGTCAGATGTGCGACGAGGACTATTGTAACCATTCTGAGTcacttttctttaataataagaGTTGGTGTTTGATTTTGTTAGTTTGTTTTGGATATtttgtgtaa
- the LOC126740384 gene encoding uncharacterized protein LOC126740384 translates to MVFKTSVFVVFALVIQEGLTLRCWKCSSQYDATCRDYFNTSRILLNNRQMDPYTFGNLQPARTDPHVTECEGMHTSTMGQMKNVCLKRVLTVPHGPNEVIRECRMVHQQMKVGACPDELLNSPARNMEFCGSCEHDGCNSAPTATGALLGALMPTFLLLILRK, encoded by the exons atggtttttaagaCGAGTGTTTTTGTGGTTTTTGCCCTAGTTATACAAGAAG GTTTGACGTTGAGATGTTGGAAGTGTTCGTCCCAGTACGATGCCACCTGTCGCGATTACTTCAACACCAGCAGGATTCTGCTGAACAATCGGCAGATGGACCCTTACACTTTTGGAAATCTACAGCCGGCCAGGACGGATCCTCACGTAACAGAGTGCGAGGGCATGCACACTTCGACCATGGGACAAATGAAGAACGTGTGTCTCAAGAGGGTTTTGACAG TTCCACATGGACCAAACGAAGTAATCAGAGAATGTCGCATGGTGCATCAGCAAATGAAAGTGGGAGCGTGTCCTGACGAGTTGCTCAACTCCCCTGCAAGGAACATGGAATTCTGCGGGAGTTGCGAACATGACGGCTGCAACTCCGCTCCAACTGCCACCGGAGCACTACTCGGGGCCCTCATGCCCACTTTCTTACTATTGATTCTTCGGAAGTGA